Genomic segment of uncultured Desulfobacter sp.:
AAGGGCGATTTATGCCTAGGGCACTTCTACGGAATCAAACAGATCCGCCACCACCTGCTCTGTGGAAACCTCTTCCGCCTCGGCCTCAAAGGAGAGCAGAATTCTGTGGCGCAGCACATCGGGTCCGGCAAGTTTTATGTCCTGGGGCGTCACATAGGCCCGGCCGGCCAGAAATGCGGTAACCCGAGCGGCCTTGGCAAGGAAGATGGTTGCCCTGGGCGATGCCCCGAACTCGATATAGTGGCCGGTCTGCATTTTACACGATTCCGGATTTCGTGTGGCAAAGATCAGACTGACGATATACTCTTTGAGTTTTTCATCCACATAGACTTGATCCACCAGGTGTTTTAGCTGGGCAAGTTCCTCACAGGAAATAACGGGCGACGTCTCTTCCACCGCAGTAAAGCTGGTTTTCTTAAGAATCTCAAGTTCCTGGGCGCGGCTGGGATATTCTACCAGAACCTTGAGCATGAAACGGTCCACCTGGGCCTCGGGCAGCGGATAGGTGCCCTCCTGCTCAATGGGGTTTTGGGTGGCCAGCACCAGAAAGGGGGTCGGAAGCTTATAGGTGGTGTCGCCGATGGTCACCTGCTTTTCTTCCATGGCCTCTAAAAGTGCAGACTGCACTTTGGACGGGGCCCGGTTGATTTCGTCGGCCAGAATAATATTGTTAAACAACGGCCCCTTGCGGGTGACAAAATCCGTGGTTTTGGGCCGGTAGATCTCGGTGCCGGTCAGATCGGCCGGCAACAGATCCGGGGTAAACTGAATGCGCTTAAAATCGGCCTGAACAGCAGCCGCCAGTGCTTTGACCGCCGAGGTTTTTGCAAGTCCCGGCACCCCTTCGATGAGCACGTGTCCGCCGGTCAAAAGCCCTGTCAACAGTCCGTCAACCAGTTTTTCCTGACCCACCAGGGTTTTGCCCACTTCACTGCGGATACGGTTCACCAGAAGATGGGCGGTTTCGATCTGCTTTGTGATCTCTTCCATAACGTATTAATCCTTATGTTCTGCCTTGTGTTTTGGGCCGTTATTGCAGGCGGCCGCAACAAGGCCTGAGCCTGAAA
This window contains:
- a CDS encoding MoxR family ATPase; amino-acid sequence: MEEITKQIETAHLLVNRIRSEVGKTLVGQEKLVDGLLTGLLTGGHVLIEGVPGLAKTSAVKALAAAVQADFKRIQFTPDLLPADLTGTEIYRPKTTDFVTRKGPLFNNIILADEINRAPSKVQSALLEAMEEKQVTIGDTTYKLPTPFLVLATQNPIEQEGTYPLPEAQVDRFMLKVLVEYPSRAQELEILKKTSFTAVEETSPVISCEELAQLKHLVDQVYVDEKLKEYIVSLIFATRNPESCKMQTGHYIEFGASPRATIFLAKAARVTAFLAGRAYVTPQDIKLAGPDVLRHRILLSFEAEAEEVSTEQVVADLFDSVEVP